The following coding sequences are from one Paenibacillus sp. FSL R5-0912 window:
- a CDS encoding DUF2142 domain-containing protein has translation MKEVGGILGNSMKLEYKFLSLGLIFGLLIVFLIPPLQAADEDSHFKKAFLVASFHLFPEINDEGQVGNYIPQAIVDFENKQKYLMGNIDAKYAYKSQYIDSHIQVNKGSDVFIEYSTSRSNPILFLPQAIGMLVMKLTIDNPIFNLNNNISPINYLYLGRIFNLLFYLIACFFSIKWIPFLKNTLFLICLMPMTFSLSASLSYDGVIIGTIFLFISLMFKVCYDINVTKINKNYLFSFIFFSIIIIQFKQIYFPLFLLFLLIPYSKFNSKKEKYVWFSIIIASGCFSYLIWSILSNLMLGVGSISTDNNSTEQIKFILGAPFEYIHILVRSVVSNSEFYFISFVGNLGWLDTNFPYVFTILYFIFLIFTSILDNSGKEIKIDIKSKVFITLVALSIIALLETALYIIWTSKNDIGGVGYPYISGVQGRYFIPISIICFAVFKMGLIKHKGLKPLGIYNMIDFIVPRVTVFSLVLTIIIILLRYWIPFVQI, from the coding sequence TTGAAGGAAGTAGGCGGGATATTGGGAAATAGTATGAAACTTGAATATAAATTTCTCTCTCTTGGATTGATTTTTGGTTTGTTAATTGTGTTTTTGATTCCTCCCCTACAAGCAGCAGATGAAGATAGTCATTTTAAAAAGGCATTTTTAGTTGCATCATTTCATTTATTCCCTGAAATTAATGATGAAGGGCAAGTGGGGAATTATATTCCACAAGCTATTGTTGATTTTGAAAATAAGCAGAAATATTTAATGGGAAATATAGATGCAAAGTATGCTTATAAAAGTCAATATATAGATTCCCATATTCAAGTTAACAAAGGATCTGACGTTTTTATTGAATACTCAACTTCAAGGAGTAATCCAATTTTGTTTTTACCACAGGCCATAGGGATGTTGGTTATGAAATTAACTATCGATAATCCGATTTTTAATTTAAATAACAACATATCTCCTATAAATTATCTATACTTGGGTAGGATATTTAATTTACTTTTTTATCTTATCGCTTGTTTTTTTTCAATTAAATGGATTCCTTTTTTAAAAAATACACTATTTTTAATTTGTTTAATGCCAATGACATTCAGTCTATCCGCATCATTGAGCTATGATGGAGTTATAATAGGCACTATCTTCTTATTTATATCATTGATGTTTAAAGTTTGTTATGATATCAACGTTACTAAGATAAACAAAAATTATTTATTTTCATTTATTTTTTTCTCCATCATAATAATACAATTTAAGCAAATTTATTTTCCTTTATTTCTACTATTTCTACTGATTCCATATTCTAAGTTTAATAGTAAAAAAGAAAAATATGTCTGGTTTTCTATAATCATAGCTTCTGGCTGTTTCTCCTACTTAATTTGGAGTATTCTATCAAATTTAATGTTAGGTGTGGGAAGCATATCTACCGATAACAACTCTACAGAGCAAATCAAATTCATATTGGGTGCACCTTTCGAATATATTCATATCTTAGTTCGTTCTGTTGTGAGTAACTCTGAATTTTACTTTATTAGTTTTGTTGGGAATTTGGGGTGGTTAGATACTAATTTCCCATATGTTTTTACTATTTTGTATTTTATCTTTTTGATTTTCACTTCTATCCTTGATAATTCGGGCAAAGAAATAAAGATTGATATTAAAAGTAAGGTATTTATTACTTTGGTTGCTTTATCAATAATCGCTTTGTTAGAGACAGCTTTGTATATAATATGGACTTCAAAGAATGATATTGGTGGAGTAGGATATCCATATATATCTGGCGTTCAAGGTAGATATTTTATTCCAATCTCAATCATTTGCTTTGCAGTCTTTAAAATGGGCCTTATTAAGCATAAGGGACTTAAGCCGTTAGGGATTTATAACATGATTGACTTCATTGTTCCAAGGGTAACAGTTTTTTCATTAGTATTAACAATAATAATAATACTTTTGCGTTATTGGATCCCTTTTGTTCAAATATGA
- a CDS encoding glycosyltransferase codes for MTIEGLLKKTYSTIKYEGLSTFTRKTLRYTSRKIMKRRVGDHTSFKDILFINGCTLPHPSRYRIDHQIEQLHFNGYSCDSIYYEDLTIDMVRYYRTFVFFRCPHTETIGDFILRAKYFNKTVIFDIDDLVIDYKYVKQIKHLETFNEIEMAMYMDGVNRTQKTLAMCDYAITTTARLANELKSYVKDVFINRNVASEQMIELSMDAMKMKLREFDDNRVILGYFSGSITHNEDFDLILPSISNIFSEHDNVFLKVVGFLDLPEQLEKYRNRIIFEKFTDWKKLPSLIASVDINLAPLVNSTFNEAKSENKWMEAALVGIPTVASNVGAFTEVVKDGVTGLLCDNATEWETKLSVLISNKEYRNEIGKTAHKEVLQQWVTSKTGYKLYEFIESCTNPNIAFVLPSTQISGGVNVVIKHCNILRESGKDVTIISMSEEDENIINKDGEINAISYHRHAFHGYFEKCVATLWTTTSFLNNYPKIKDKYYLVQNYETDFYEPGNYSRILANLTYTSYNNLKYITISKWCEDWLEKEFGKSVLFAPNGIDLTLFKFRKRNFGNGKVKILVEGNSKDHYKNVDESFEIVNSLDKEKFEIWYLSYSGAPKDWYKVDKFFNKVPYDEVGLIYSQCDILIKSSLLESFSYPPLEMMATGGVAIVAPNAGNIEYLRHGENCLLYEQGNITNAHQMIELVCNNQEVRDSIISAGVKTAESREWGNLYNEVMALYEYNENSNVEYGEYYNELKMG; via the coding sequence GTGACTATTGAGGGTTTGCTTAAAAAAACATATTCAACAATAAAGTATGAGGGTTTAAGTACTTTTACAAGAAAGACGCTTCGTTATACTTCAAGAAAAATAATGAAAAGAAGAGTCGGAGATCATACATCGTTTAAAGATATTCTCTTCATAAATGGCTGTACTTTACCACATCCCAGTAGATACAGAATTGATCATCAAATAGAACAGTTGCATTTTAATGGATATTCTTGTGATAGCATCTATTATGAAGATTTAACAATTGATATGGTTAGATATTATAGAACTTTTGTGTTTTTTCGTTGCCCACATACAGAGACAATTGGTGACTTTATTCTTAGAGCAAAATATTTTAACAAGACTGTAATCTTTGATATTGATGACTTGGTAATAGACTATAAATATGTAAAACAAATTAAACACCTTGAAACATTTAATGAAATAGAAATGGCAATGTATATGGACGGTGTGAATCGTACCCAGAAAACGCTGGCTATGTGTGATTATGCCATAACCACAACAGCTAGATTGGCGAATGAATTGAAATCTTACGTTAAAGATGTATTTATAAATAGAAATGTTGCCTCTGAACAAATGATTGAATTGTCAATGGATGCTATGAAAATGAAACTTAGAGAATTTGACGATAATCGCGTCATATTGGGTTATTTTAGCGGGAGCATAACTCACAACGAGGATTTTGATTTGATACTACCTTCTATAAGTAATATTTTTAGTGAACATGATAATGTATTTTTAAAAGTTGTAGGATTTCTTGATTTACCTGAACAGCTTGAAAAATATAGAAATAGGATTATTTTCGAAAAATTCACCGATTGGAAAAAACTGCCATCATTAATAGCCAGTGTAGATATAAATTTAGCGCCGCTTGTCAACAGTACATTTAATGAAGCAAAATCCGAAAATAAATGGATGGAAGCTGCGTTGGTCGGAATACCTACAGTGGCAAGTAACGTAGGTGCTTTTACCGAGGTGGTGAAAGATGGAGTTACAGGTTTATTATGTGACAACGCTACTGAATGGGAAACGAAATTATCGGTATTGATCAGTAATAAGGAGTATAGAAATGAAATCGGAAAGACTGCTCACAAAGAGGTTTTACAACAATGGGTGACTTCTAAAACTGGTTATAAATTATATGAATTCATTGAATCATGTACCAATCCTAATATCGCATTTGTACTTCCGTCCACTCAAATAAGTGGTGGTGTAAATGTGGTGATTAAACATTGTAATATTCTAAGAGAATCTGGAAAGGATGTTACAATAATTTCGATGAGTGAAGAAGATGAAAATATAATCAATAAAGATGGTGAAATAAACGCTATCTCTTATCATCGGCATGCTTTTCATGGATACTTTGAAAAATGTGTAGCAACACTCTGGACTACAACATCCTTTTTGAATAATTACCCAAAAATAAAGGATAAATACTATTTAGTTCAAAACTATGAAACAGACTTTTATGAACCAGGAAATTATTCTCGTATTCTGGCTAATTTAACTTATACTTCTTACAATAATCTTAAATATATAACTATATCGAAGTGGTGTGAGGATTGGTTGGAAAAGGAATTCGGTAAATCTGTATTATTTGCTCCTAACGGAATCGACCTAACGCTATTTAAATTCAGAAAGAGGAACTTTGGTAATGGAAAAGTGAAAATATTAGTAGAGGGGAATTCTAAAGATCATTATAAGAATGTTGATGAAAGTTTTGAAATTGTGAATTCTCTTGATAAAGAAAAGTTTGAAATATGGTATCTTTCTTACAGTGGAGCTCCTAAAGATTGGTATAAAGTAGACAAATTTTTTAATAAGGTTCCCTACGATGAAGTAGGCCTGATTTATTCCCAGTGTGATATATTAATTAAATCAAGTTTACTCGAAAGTTTCTCTTATCCACCTCTAGAAATGATGGCAACAGGTGGCGTTGCCATAGTAGCGCCAAACGCTGGCAACATTGAGTATTTGAGGCATGGGGAAAATTGTCTGTTATATGAGCAAGGTAATATAACAAATGCACATCAGATGATTGAATTAGTGTGTAACAATCAGGAAGTTAGAGATTCAATTATAAGCGCTGGAGTAAAGACGGCTGAAAGCAGGGAATGGGGGAATTTGTATAATGAAGTGATGGCCCTATACGAATATAATGAAAACTCGAATGTGGAATATGGAGAGTATTATAATGAACTTAAAATGGGTTAA
- a CDS encoding glycosyltransferase family 2 protein, protein MKWISENERNVTQKIPFKYMPLISVIIPVYNVEETFLRECIESVLEQNYTNWELCIADDNSSDLNIKLILEEYKLKDSRVKVIYRTRNGHISACSNTALDLVTGEYTALLDNDDILAPFALYEIVRALNENEESDLIYSDEDKILDGIRCFPFFKTTYNKKMIYYINYICHLVTYRTSLLREVGGFREGYEGVQDWDLAIRVMALTDKVLHVPKILYHWRISESSTSGGENRKSYVKEARKKLMLNIKKA, encoded by the coding sequence ATGAAATGGATCTCTGAAAACGAAAGAAATGTAACTCAAAAGATTCCATTTAAATATATGCCGCTCATATCAGTAATTATACCAGTCTATAATGTTGAGGAAACCTTTTTACGTGAATGTATTGAGTCGGTCTTAGAGCAAAATTACACAAATTGGGAACTTTGTATTGCTGATGATAATTCCTCTGATTTGAATATAAAATTAATATTAGAAGAGTACAAGTTAAAAGACTCTAGAGTAAAAGTTATTTATAGAACTCGAAATGGACATATTTCTGCGTGCAGTAACACGGCGCTTGATTTGGTAACGGGGGAATATACAGCACTCCTAGACAATGATGATATATTGGCGCCATTTGCTCTTTATGAAATCGTTAGGGCATTAAATGAAAATGAAGAATCTGATTTAATATATAGTGATGAAGATAAAATATTGGATGGTATAAGATGTTTTCCATTCTTCAAAACTACGTACAATAAAAAAATGATATATTATATAAATTATATATGTCATTTGGTAACATATAGAACCTCCTTGCTTAGAGAGGTTGGTGGATTTAGAGAGGGATATGAAGGAGTTCAAGATTGGGACCTTGCAATAAGAGTGATGGCTTTGACCGATAAAGTATTGCATGTGCCAAAAATATTATACCATTGGAGAATATCCGAATCATCAACTTCTGGCGGAGAAAATCGAAAGTCATATGTGAAAGAGGCTCGGAAAAAATTGATGTTGAACATAAAAAAAGCTTAG
- a CDS encoding ABC transporter ATP-binding protein, whose product MEETIVDVSNVSMRFNMTSEKITTLKEYLIKKFKRQISYTEFWALRDVSFKIDKGEIFGVLGLNGAGKSTLLKVIAGVLKPTHGRVEVYGRMAPLIELGAGFDAELTARENIFLNGAVLGYAKKEMKALFDEIVNFSELEEFIDVPIKNFSSGMYARLGFSIATAITPDVLIVDEILSVGDFKFQEKCEIKIKEMVRKGTTVILVSHSIDQIRTLCSKGVIIEKGKVISSGDISEICDYYFSKYN is encoded by the coding sequence ATGGAAGAAACTATTGTTGATGTTAGTAATGTTTCGATGCGGTTTAATATGACTTCGGAAAAAATTACTACACTAAAAGAATACTTAATAAAAAAATTTAAACGTCAAATTTCATATACTGAGTTTTGGGCCTTGAGAGATGTTAGTTTTAAAATTGATAAAGGTGAGATATTTGGAGTCTTAGGGTTAAATGGTGCAGGGAAAAGCACACTCTTGAAGGTTATAGCGGGGGTGCTCAAACCAACCCATGGAAGAGTAGAGGTTTATGGGAGGATGGCTCCCCTCATAGAATTAGGAGCAGGTTTTGATGCTGAACTAACAGCTCGGGAAAATATATTTTTAAATGGGGCAGTATTAGGATATGCCAAAAAAGAGATGAAGGCGCTTTTTGATGAAATTGTAAATTTTTCAGAACTAGAGGAGTTTATTGATGTCCCTATTAAGAATTTTTCGTCAGGAATGTATGCAAGGCTTGGTTTTTCAATTGCTACGGCGATAACACCTGACGTATTAATAGTTGATGAAATTTTGTCTGTAGGTGATTTCAAGTTTCAAGAAAAATGTGAGATTAAAATAAAAGAAATGGTTAGAAAAGGGACAACAGTGATTTTAGTATCCCACTCTATAGATCAAATTAGAACCTTGTGTAGTAAAGGTGTGATTATAGAAAAGGGAAAGGTTATAAGTTCTGGGGATATTTCGGAAATTTGTGATTATTATTTCTCAAAATACAATTAA
- a CDS encoding ABC transporter permease, translating into MSEVKKYLSNFLRYQELLKLLVFKDIKIKYKRSVLGILWSVLNPLFTMLIITLVFSELFKFNVEYFAAYVITGQVLFTFFSDSTSLAMTSIFSSGQIIKKVYVPKYIFPLSKIAYSLVNMLFSFCAVLIVCVFTGVQLKWTILFSFVSIAYVFIFSIGIGLILCSLVIFFRDIEHIYGVLLTAWMYATPIIYPMATMPDRYLFLLYSNPMFYFVTHFREGLIYGRIPSFELNFQCFNYALVTMLIGFYMFKKRQDKFILYI; encoded by the coding sequence GTGAGCGAAGTTAAAAAATATCTATCAAATTTCTTAAGGTATCAAGAATTGCTAAAGTTGCTAGTTTTCAAAGATATTAAAATTAAGTACAAAAGATCTGTGTTAGGGATATTATGGAGCGTTTTAAATCCTTTATTTACAATGTTAATAATCACTTTGGTCTTTAGTGAATTATTCAAGTTTAATGTAGAATATTTTGCTGCTTATGTTATTACCGGACAAGTGCTTTTCACCTTTTTTTCCGACTCTACATCATTAGCAATGACATCCATTTTTTCTTCGGGTCAAATAATTAAAAAGGTATATGTGCCTAAATATATTTTTCCATTATCTAAGATAGCCTATTCACTTGTTAACATGTTGTTTTCATTTTGCGCCGTATTAATTGTTTGTGTGTTTACAGGGGTTCAATTAAAATGGACTATTCTGTTTTCCTTTGTATCAATAGCATATGTTTTTATTTTCAGTATTGGTATTGGATTGATCTTATGTAGTCTAGTTATATTTTTTAGGGATATTGAGCATATTTATGGTGTCTTATTAACAGCTTGGATGTATGCAACTCCCATTATCTATCCTATGGCAACAATGCCTGATAGGTACCTCTTTTTACTCTATAGTAACCCTATGTTCTATTTTGTTACTCATTTTAGAGAAGGGTTGATATATGGTCGGATTCCTTCTTTTGAACTTAATTTTCAATGTTTTAACTATGCGCTTGTAACAATGCTGATTGGATTTTATATGTTTAAGAAACGACAAGATAAATTTATATTATATATATAA
- a CDS encoding O-antigen ligase family protein encodes MSKPVYGKNAVQSRNVEKISSYIWALVIGFIVFLVWTPFQVGLFNGQQIDFEKPIYVSSLLSSLLLLVWIGLYFTKFKLEGQRDLLAVASLLLPATYALSLIGAVSHYMAMNLLFIQSMYVAIFIIALYLLQQKQLNVVIQNAILAIAYFIVGFGLLNWLGSSKFAGSMVGWFSNTVRSGKYLDAVMTDSNGLRLTSIFQYANTYAAFLMAFLFVAVFALVRSKKWYGTLTHSFMLVPIIVSLLLTLSRGGLVMLPVVFILLLLFLKPAQQILWIIHLAVSGIAALLVTSPLTTLGTELNTAFTSSAALKAWAYLLVASAVVAALGWAIQRFAAPWLQKKLGSWETRKLTGLWIPLGSILLVAIAAFLLIGTSLRSVFPDNIETRLENINFKQHSVLERITFYKDAMKVVKDYPIIGSGGGGWSSLYEHYQNNPYVSRQVHNFFLQYLIEVGIVGFIVFMGFIGYIFYKYIRAYLKRDKDEFNNGFFFYIIALSILVHSLLDFNMSYAFMGILVFIGLAGMGAVMDNKPLRQSWNKAGLRFGYFAVLAIGSVFLLFLSISYIGSSNAALKGKNLVNVSQSYEEIKTPLVEALQSRPFHPEAAIYLASLDLTVFKQTQDEQYLAEAYNVLSRALKDEPYNKDLLKQLISYYDLKGQSDLGFNVYRDNADKFNWDIDWYEALISRAQAFAAAANVQKDEAKKQEYLTAGLEAYQHVVDGVEHLKTLPPEQLQGRPFSITPTIALNAGKLQMLSGQAEQAAATLKLGFADNYADIVSSTTLWDTNWYSSLIARAFELAQQSFAQQDEANKIIHLNIGLDAYNQVASDLQGQPLPSSINLNAGKLQYMAGQIQTAAATLKLALSDDYSDAANREAARWYLAALKKSESAQDQTVYDKLIAADPAEAAEIDIIVNTQY; translated from the coding sequence GTGTCGAAACCAGTATACGGTAAAAATGCTGTACAGTCGAGAAATGTTGAAAAGATATCCAGTTACATATGGGCTTTGGTTATTGGTTTCATTGTGTTTTTGGTTTGGACCCCGTTTCAAGTGGGATTATTTAATGGGCAGCAGATCGACTTCGAGAAGCCGATTTATGTGTCTTCGCTGCTGAGCAGCCTCTTGCTGCTGGTATGGATAGGCTTGTACTTCACAAAGTTCAAGCTGGAGGGTCAGCGGGACTTGCTGGCTGTGGCCTCGCTGCTGCTTCCCGCTACGTATGCGTTGTCGCTTATTGGCGCTGTTTCGCATTATATGGCGATGAACCTGCTGTTTATACAGAGCATGTATGTCGCAATATTCATTATAGCGTTATATCTGCTCCAGCAAAAGCAACTAAATGTTGTCATTCAGAATGCCATTTTGGCAATCGCTTATTTCATTGTCGGATTTGGGCTGTTAAACTGGCTCGGCAGCTCGAAATTCGCTGGCAGTATGGTAGGCTGGTTCTCTAACACTGTACGCAGTGGTAAATATTTGGACGCCGTGATGACAGACTCTAACGGCCTGCGTCTGACTTCAATTTTCCAGTATGCCAATACTTACGCAGCTTTCCTGATGGCTTTCTTATTTGTCGCAGTGTTTGCGCTCGTCCGCTCTAAAAAATGGTATGGCACATTGACTCACAGCTTCATGCTTGTACCGATTATTGTGTCTCTGCTGCTGACCTTATCCCGTGGCGGACTCGTAATGCTGCCTGTAGTGTTTATTCTTCTTCTGTTGTTCCTGAAGCCTGCTCAGCAGATTCTGTGGATTATTCATCTTGCGGTTTCTGGTATCGCTGCCCTGCTGGTTACAAGCCCTCTAACTACCCTTGGTACAGAGCTGAATACTGCCTTCACTTCTTCAGCCGCGTTAAAAGCGTGGGCGTACCTGCTCGTGGCCTCAGCGGTTGTTGCAGCTCTTGGCTGGGCGATTCAGCGTTTCGCCGCTCCGTGGCTGCAAAAGAAGCTGGGAAGCTGGGAAACACGCAAATTGACAGGGCTGTGGATTCCACTCGGCTCGATCTTACTTGTAGCAATCGCTGCTTTCCTGCTTATTGGTACAAGCTTACGCAGCGTTTTCCCTGACAATATCGAAACACGGCTGGAGAACATCAACTTCAAACAGCATAGTGTACTGGAGCGCATCACCTTTTATAAAGATGCTATGAAGGTTGTGAAGGATTATCCGATCATTGGATCCGGCGGCGGAGGCTGGTCTTCCTTATATGAACATTATCAAAACAACCCTTATGTAAGCCGTCAGGTTCACAATTTCTTCCTGCAGTATTTAATTGAAGTGGGGATCGTCGGATTTATCGTGTTTATGGGCTTTATCGGGTATATTTTCTATAAATACATCCGCGCTTACCTGAAACGGGACAAGGACGAGTTCAACAATGGATTCTTCTTCTACATTATCGCTCTATCCATTCTTGTTCACAGTCTGCTGGACTTTAATATGAGTTATGCGTTCATGGGGATTCTGGTATTCATTGGTTTGGCAGGTATGGGAGCAGTTATGGACAACAAGCCGCTGCGCCAGAGCTGGAACAAGGCTGGACTGCGCTTCGGGTACTTTGCTGTGCTGGCCATCGGCTCTGTGTTCCTGCTCTTCCTGTCCATCAGCTATATCGGATCCAGTAATGCCGCACTTAAGGGCAAGAACCTGGTTAACGTCAGCCAATCCTATGAAGAGATTAAGACTCCGCTGGTCGAAGCACTGCAGAGTCGTCCTTTCCATCCGGAAGCGGCAATCTACCTTGCTTCCCTTGACCTGACGGTCTTTAAACAAACACAAGATGAGCAGTATCTGGCTGAAGCTTATAATGTTCTGAGCCGTGCACTCAAGGATGAGCCTTACAATAAAGATCTACTGAAACAATTGATTAGTTACTACGATCTCAAAGGACAAAGTGATCTGGGCTTCAATGTCTACCGCGACAATGCAGATAAATTCAATTGGGATATCGATTGGTATGAGGCATTGATTAGCCGTGCACAGGCTTTTGCAGCTGCAGCCAATGTGCAAAAAGACGAAGCTAAGAAACAGGAGTACCTGACTGCCGGTCTTGAAGCATACCAGCATGTGGTTGACGGGGTAGAGCACCTGAAGACTTTGCCGCCTGAACAGCTGCAGGGCCGTCCGTTCTCAATCACGCCAACAATTGCATTGAATGCAGGCAAGCTGCAAATGCTGTCAGGACAAGCTGAGCAAGCAGCCGCTACCTTGAAGCTTGGTTTTGCAGACAATTATGCAGATATCGTCAGTAGCACAACACTATGGGACACTAACTGGTATAGCTCTCTTATCGCCCGTGCCTTTGAACTGGCGCAACAATCCTTCGCTCAGCAGGATGAGGCTAACAAAATCATTCATCTCAACATTGGACTCGATGCCTACAATCAAGTGGCATCTGATCTGCAAGGCCAGCCTCTTCCTTCGTCAATCAACTTGAACGCAGGAAAACTTCAGTATATGGCAGGTCAGATACAGACAGCCGCAGCGACTTTAAAGCTTGCCTTGAGCGATGATTACAGTGATGCAGCCAACCGCGAAGCAGCCCGCTGGTATTTAGCTGCACTGAAGAAATCTGAGTCCGCGCAGGACCAGACGGTCTATGATAAGCTCATTGCCGCTGATCCTGCAGAGGCTGCAGAGATTGACATCATTGTGAATACACAGTACTAA
- the galU gene encoding UTP--glucose-1-phosphate uridylyltransferase GalU produces the protein MKIRKAIIPAAGLGTRFLPATKAMPKEMLPIVDKPTIQYIVEEAVASGIEDIIIVTGKGKRAIEDHFDNSFELEFNLAEKQKWELLESVRKSSEMADIHYIRQKEPRGLGHAIWCARKFIGNEPFAVLLGDDIVESDKPCLKQMIDVYDQYKSSIVGVQQVPWEEVSRYGLVDGIELAERVYKANRLVEKPKREDAPSNLAILGRYILTPRIFDMLGEQQVGVGGEIQLTDAISRLSEVERIIAYDFEGKRHDVGEKMGFIQTSIHYALQHEELKEGLLQYLKEVIENEEKLYSR, from the coding sequence ATGAAGATCCGTAAAGCCATTATTCCCGCGGCTGGTCTGGGTACCCGATTTCTGCCCGCAACCAAAGCGATGCCCAAAGAAATGCTGCCGATTGTAGATAAACCGACAATCCAATATATTGTTGAAGAAGCAGTAGCTTCCGGGATTGAAGATATCATTATTGTGACGGGGAAAGGCAAGCGTGCAATTGAAGACCACTTCGACAACTCATTCGAACTGGAGTTTAACCTGGCTGAGAAGCAGAAGTGGGAGCTGCTGGAATCGGTACGTAAATCCTCGGAAATGGCCGATATCCACTACATCCGTCAAAAAGAACCGCGCGGCCTCGGACATGCCATCTGGTGCGCACGTAAATTCATCGGCAATGAACCTTTTGCTGTTCTGCTTGGGGATGACATTGTAGAGTCGGATAAGCCATGTCTGAAGCAGATGATTGATGTATACGATCAGTACAAATCCTCTATTGTGGGAGTTCAACAGGTGCCGTGGGAAGAAGTTTCCCGGTATGGACTGGTGGATGGAATTGAATTAGCAGAACGTGTCTACAAGGCCAACCGCCTAGTCGAAAAGCCGAAGAGAGAAGATGCTCCTTCCAACCTGGCGATCCTGGGACGGTATATCCTGACTCCGCGTATCTTCGACATGCTTGGCGAACAGCAGGTGGGTGTAGGCGGAGAGATTCAGCTTACGGATGCTATCTCCCGCTTAAGTGAAGTGGAGCGGATTATTGCGTATGATTTCGAAGGCAAACGTCATGATGTCGGCGAGAAGATGGGATTCATCCAGACAAGTATCCATTATGCGCTTCAGCATGAGGAGCTCAAAGAAGGGCTGTTGCAGTATCTCAAAGAAGTAATCGAGAATGAAGAGAAGCTGTACAGCAGGTAG